The Chloroflexus aggregans DSM 9485 genome segment ATTCCTTTGTGGGAAAAGGCTGCCGGCAGGTGGCAATGTAGCCGGAGGGCATATGGTTACGTGAGTAATTGCCAAATATCAAAGCCTAACGAGAGGAAGATAATGAACAGGATGACCAACGAGAGTGGCAACATATCGAACCGGCGCGGGTGCCGGGTTTGCCAGAAGTAGCGCAAACTGCGCACCAACATCGTGATTGCTAAGAGATCGAGCAGAATGACCAACGGCAATGAGATGTCGGTGGTGAGGCCGATCAGGGGCAGCGCGATAGGCAAGAGCACGTATTGCAGGGTGCAGCGGGTGGCCGAGATGAAGAGCGAGATGCTGAAGGCGCGCTCGCCCGGCGTCGCTGGCGGTGCGTCGTCAAGCTCTTCTTCATAAGTTTCATCAACCGTTTCTGTGAGCGGCGCCGGTAGTGCCGGTTGTGGCGGCAACAACAGCAGCCGGTCAAACACGCGATCGAGCGTTTCGGTGATAGCAGACATAGGCAGCACACATCTCATGGAAGAAAGTTAATTAAAGACGTTGCATTGCAACGTCTCTCTACCTATATTATAACAGCATCCGGTTCGGCTTTAAGCAACGCTGGGGTCAGCATGGGGAAAAGGTGGCACCTTGGTTGTGATATGCCAGACTTAGCTCGTATCCGCGCAATCTGCTACTTGCCCCTATAAGGCGTGGGCATACGGACTGAGCGCCGGTTTGCCGTGCAACATGCCGGGTAAATTCACGTCGCCGGCATAACGTGCGCGTCCGGTTACTTTCTCTATGCCGTCAACCGATTTGCGGGCTTTACCAAGGTAGCGATGCTGGTTCACCTGGGTCATCATCGAACTCCATATATTTTTCCCTTCTGCTCTATCGTACCATATGTGCAGATCGGTAACGGAATGGTTTATCTCTGCCCACGCATGCCGTTGTGCGTGGCGAGTTTGCTGCTTGACAGGGGAGGAGTTATCTGGTATTTTAGGTTAGGCTAAAATGATTTTTCGGAGTAAAATATGCCGGTACAGTATCTCTGCATTATCGTCTTGCTTCTCACCCTCACCGGTTGTAGTACACCGGTAACAGACGGTCGTCTGCGCGTCGTCGCAACTACCGGCCCGGTCGGTGATATTGTGCAAGTTATCGCCGGTGAACGGGTAGTCTTACGCACACTCATCGGCCCCGGCATCGATCCGCATACTTACGTTGCCACTGAGAGTGATCTATTTGCCCTCCAAGAAGCCCAAATCGTGTTTTACAACGGTTTGCACCTTGAAGCTGGGTTAGACCGCATATTCAAGGCGATGAACCAAAGTGGACGCATTCCGGCAATTGCCGTGGCTGAAGCAATTCCTCCCCACCTCCTGCTGTATGCCGACGAGGGGAGAAACGCTTACGATCCACACGTCTGGCACGATCCGCAACGTTGGAGCTACGCTGTTCGGGCGGTGCGTGATACCTTGATTGCCGTTGATCCGGGTGGTAGGGCCATCTACCACCGGCGAACTGAGCGCTATTTGGCCGATTTACAGTCACTCGACGCTGAGTTACGGGCAATGGCAGCGCGGATTCCACCTGAGCGACGTATTCTGGTCACGGCGCACGATGCGTTTCAATATTTTGGGCAAGCTTACGGGTTCCGCGTTGAAGCCGTTCAAGGGATCAGCACGGCTAGTGAAGCAAGTGCCACAGCGATCAGGTCATTGACCGAGCTGGTTGTGACGAATCGTATTCCGGCGATATTTGTCGAGACGAGCGTTTCACCGCGCACAATTGAGGCAGTGCAGAGCGCAGCGCGTGCAGTTGGGTATGAAGTGCGTCTCGGCGGTGCGCTGTTCTCCGATTCACTCGGTGACCCTGATGGGCCGGCGGGGACGTATGTTGGAATGATGCGCCAGAATATGCAAACGATCGTCTCGGCGCTGACCGATATGTAGCAGATACACCGCATCGAAGTTCTGGGGGGAGTGATGACGCCCTTAGCAGTTGAGATAGAGGATTTAACCGTTGCCTACGGTGATAAGCCGGTGTTGTGGGATATCGATCTAGAGGTGCCGCGCGGTGTGTTAATGGCGATTGTCGGCCCAAACGGGGCCGGTAAGACAACGCTGCTCAAAGCGACTCTCGGGCTGATTACACCGGCCGCGGGCAGTGTCCGCATTTTTGGCCAACCGTACCAGCGCCAACGTCATCTCGTTGCTTATGTTCCGCAGCGAAGCAGTGTCGATTGGGATTTTCCGACCACCGTACTTGATGTTGTGTTGATGGGGCGGTACGGTCAGCTTGGGTGGCTACGCCGACCTGGTCGCGCCGACCGCGAGGTGGCGATGGCCGCACTCGAGCAGGTTCAGCTGGCCGATCTTGCCGGTCGCCAGATCGGCCAGCTATCCGGCGGACAGCAGCAACGAGTGTTTGTAGCCCGCGCCTTGGCCCAAGATGCCGATATCTATTTTATGGATGAACCGTTTCAAGGGGTTGATGCCGTCACCGAACGGTCGATCATCACCGTGTTACGCCATTTGCGTAACGCCGGGAAGACGGTGATCGTCGTTCATCATGATCTACAAACCGTTCCTGAATATTTTGACTATGTAGCGCTGATCAATGTGCGTAACATCGCAACTGGGCCGGTACGTGAAGTCTTTACCGAAGCGAATCTTCGAGCGACGTATGGTGGGCGGGTTGCAGTTCTGGAGAAGGGTGCAGTGTCGGGTGGTGGACTTGCGCCAACTCCAGTACAGGGAGATTAAGGGTTTGGTATAGCGATGATCGAAATCTTGACCGACTATACTCTCCGCAACGTTACACTGGGTGCGACCATCCTCGGCGCGATCAGCGGGTTTCTTGGCTGCTTTGCCGTGCTGCGCCGGCAGGCGTTGCTCGGTGATGCGATGTCGCACGCGGCATTGCCCGGTATTGCGCTGGCATTTTTGTTGACGGGACAGCGAGATCCACTCATCTTGCTGATCGGAGCAGCCATTGCAGCAGCGGTGGCGGCGCTGTGGTTATTGGCGATTGTGCGAACGACACCAATCAAGGATGACGCAGCGTTAGCATTAGTGTTAGCAGTCTTTTTCGGCTTTGGCATGGTGTTGCTGTCATACTTACAGCGTCAGCCAACAACTGCGCAGGCCGGTCTCAAGAGTTTCTTATTCGGCCAAGCGGCTGCCCTCGTTGAACGTGATCTCTGGGCAATGCTGGTGCTAGGCGGGCCGGCATTGGCGTTCGTCATCATCTTTTGGCCGCACGTGAAGCTGATCAGCTTTGACCCAGATTTTGCCCGCAGCCTTGGGCTACCGGTGCGTCGGTTCGAGATACTGTTAACCATCGTAATGGTAGCTGCCATTGTTATTGGGTTACAGACGGTTGGGGTGGTGTTGATGAGCGCGATGTTGGTCGCGCCGGCAGTCGCTGCCCGCCAATGGACGAATCGGTTGGCGACAATGGTTGGGTTAGCCGCCGGTTTTGGTGGTTTGGCCGCGTTTGTTGGGGCGTGGCTCAGTGGATTGAGTGATGGGCTGGCGACCGGGCCGGTGATTGTGTTGACAATGAGTGTGATCACTATCGGCTCGCTCCTGTTTGCGCCGGAACACGGAATCGTCTGGCGACGTTGGCGGATGGGGCAGCACCGGCAATTAGGCAGTTCGGCATGTGAATGATAGCAATTGTGAAAGGTGATGATGACTCCACAACTTGAAGTGCAATTGATTGCCGTGGTGATTGCGGTAGCCTGTGCCTTACCCGGCGTGTTTCTGGTTTTGCGCCGCATGGCAATGCTGAGTGATGCGATAAGTCATACCGTATTGCTCGGGATTGTTCTGGGTTATTTGATCAGTAACAACCTCGCCTCACCGTTGCTCTTCGCAGGTGCCGTTGTCATGGGCGTGATCACGGTCTGGCTGGTCGAACTGGTCAGTGGCAGTCAGTTGGTACGAGAAGACGCAGCCATTGGGTTGGTCTTTCCAATGCTCTTTAGCCTGGCGGTACTCCTCATTTCACGTTACGCCGGTACGATCCACCTCGATACCGACAGTGTGTTACTGGGTGAACTGGCATTTGCGCCGTTCGACCGGATCGATCTGTTGGGAATCGATCTGCCACGTGCCCTCGTGACCGGAAGTGGTACGTTGTTGTTGAATGTAGTGCTGCTTATCCTCTTTTATAAAGAGTTGAAATTGGCAACCTTCGATCCGGCGTTTGCGGCAACCCTCGGTTTTGCGCCTCACATTATTCACTATGGTTTGATGACGAGTGTCTCACTGACGGCAATGGCGGCGTTTGACGCGGTTGGGTCGATTCTGGTGATTGCGTTGATGGTGGCACCGCCGGCGACTGCCTATCTCCTGACCAATCGATTACCGCGGATGCTCGGGTTGAGTGTGATACTCGGCGTTGTGGCCGCGATAAGTGGTTACTGGCTGGCACGTTGGCTCGATGTTTCGATTGCCGGGGCGATGGCAACGATGACCGGAATCATCTTTGGCCTCGCATGGTTGTTTGCCCCGCAACGGGGGCTGGTGGCGCAGGTCTGGCAACAACGCCGACGCCGTGAGCAATTCGCTTTGCAACTATTGACCCTCCACCTGTTCAACCACGAGGGGTCGGGTAAGGAACGGATCGAATGCCATCCCGATCACCTGATCACCGAGCTACGCTGGTCACCGACCTTTGTGCGCACAGTTGTTCGTCGGGCCGAGCAGATTGGATTGATCCGGCGTCAAGGGAGTGTGCTGTCCCTTACCGAACAAGGTCGGCGGTTTGCGCAGAGTGTTGAGGTTTGATGGTTCTGCTATCGCAGAGCGAGCGGAAGCGGTCTGCGTCTGGCAACAATCTACACAAGCGAACCATCGCAGAAGACCCTCAATATTCCCCGGCTGCCAGGGCTATCTATCACTTTACCGCTCCGTTGCAACTGCGCTACAATAAGGCAAAGCAGATACTACGCTCACCAAGGAGGGAGTCGCATGGCGCGCAAGCCAAGTCGGCTCGAATTTGCGGTAATCGGTCTTGGTCGGTTTGGTCGCAGCGTTGCAACCAACTTGATCGACCGCGGCCATACTGTTTTAGGCATTGATCGCGATCCGAACATCGTTCAACAACTCGCCGACCACCTGACGCAGGTCGTGGCGCTTGATTCGACAAACGAAGACGCACTGCGAGCAATCGAAATCACCGCGTTTGATACGGTGGTCGTGGCGATTGGGTCACAATTTGAAGCTAATCTCCTAACGACCGTTGCGCTTAAGACATTAGGTGTCAAGCGGATTGTTTGCAAGGCGCTGAATGAGCGACAACAGTATATTCTTACGCGCGTCGGCGCCGACATGGTAGTACTGCCAGAACATGAAGCCGGTGCCCGCTTAGCCTGGCAACTATCGGAACCGCATGTACTTGAGCATCTCAACCTTGGTTCTGGGTTTAGCGTCGCCGAGGTGCGCGTACCACCTCCACTGGTCGGCCAAACCTTAATGCAGAGTGGTTTGCGTCGACGGTACGGTATCAACGTGTTGGCCGTTAAGCACAACGGTAAGATGATTGTCACCCCGCCCCCCGAATACACCTTCAGTCGGGATGATCGCATCTTGATTATCGGAGCCGACTCCAGTATCAGCACATTCTGCGATTTATCATCATGATAGCTCCGCTCGAACGTCGCAGCCTGAAACGGTTGCGGCATAAACCGGTCCCACCGCCTTTGCGCCTGGTCGGTGGGTTAGCATTCTTGATCGCCATTGGAACCGGATTGCTGCTGCTCCCCATCAGTGGTACACGTCAGCTCACCTTGATGGAGGCACTGTTCACGGCGACATCGGCGTTGAGCGTTACCGGCTTATCGGTTATTACGTCAGTACGCGATCTATCGCTTTGGGGGCAGATCCTGCTCATGCTGTTGATCCAGATCGGTGGCGTTGGTTTTATGGTCGTTGCCGTGATCGTTTTCCGGCTTTTGGGTCGGCGGATCAGTTTTACCGATCGGATCGCGTTAAGCGACTCGTTAGGCTTACTCTCGCCGGCGGCAATCGTTACTCTGACGCGGCGTGTCCTTATCACGGTCATCACGATTGAGCTAATCGGCGCCTTCTTGCTCTACATACACTGGCGTACCGATCCCCGCCTCTCCGAGGGTCAAGCATTCTTTTTTGCTCTCTTTCATGCGGTATCGGCATTTTGCAATGCCGGATTTGACCTGTTCACCGGCACTCCCGGTTTTAACGATGGTATACCGCGGGATAGTGTGACGCTGTTTGTGCTAGGGGGCTTAATTTTTCTCGGCGGCTTAGGTATTCCGGTCGTTGCCGATCTGATCGCGTACCCGAATGAGCGGCGGTTGTCGTTGCACACGCGGATCACGTTGCTCGTCGTGAGCATACTGGTGGTCGGTGGTGCTGTTGGCTTATGGCTCGGTGAAGCGTTCGATAAAGATGGAGCGTTGGTTGGTCAGCCGTTGGATCGTCAGATCATAGTGGCCGTCTTTCAATCGGTTTCGGCTCGTACCGCCGGATTTACCGGCATTGCCAACTTCGAGCAGTTGACACCGGCCAGCCAACTGCTGCTCATTGCGTTGATGTTTATCGGCTGTGCGCCGGCCTCGATGGGCGGTGGGATTACCACCGGCACGTTTGCTGTTCTTTCGATTTCGCTGTGGAGTTATGCGCGCGGCCTGCCAACCGCTCAGTTCGGTGGACGCACTCTGGCGACCGGGATGGTACGGCGGGCGGCAGCCGTGCTCACGATTTCGCTCTTTGTGGTCTTGGTAGCTTCGTGGTTACTGGTGATGACGCACGACACAACCCTTGACCGTGCCGTGTTTGAGGTTGTATCGGCATTTGCCACATGCGGGCTGACGCTCGGTTTTACCGATGAATTGAACACGTTTGGGCAGTTGGTGATCATCGCTGTTATGTTTTGGGGACGGTTAGGTGCTCTCACCATTATCATTGCGTTAGCGCGACAAAGTGCTGCACCGCAAGTCGTGACGTACCCTGAAGAGCAGATTTTGATCGGGTAGGACGTGATCTGGGAGTTGCTATGCGCCACTTGTATATCCATATCCCCTTTTGCCATCGGCGCTGTTCGTATTGCGATTTCAACACCTACGCCAACATGGAGCATCACATTGCGGCGTATGTTGATGCACTCTGTACCGAGTTAGCCATGTTGCGCGAGTCGCTCCCACCGTTACCGAAATCACCGGCAGCAGCGGCATTGCGGCCAAGTATCTTCTTTGGCGGTGGGACGCCGAGTATGCTGACGCCGGCACAGATCGAACGCATTCTGATCGCGGCTGCGGCGCTCGTTCCTCTCGAAACGGCCGAGATCTCGCTTGAGGCAAATCCCGGGACGGTGCTCGGTCGCGATTATCTGCGTGACATCCGCTCGCTTGGGGTGAACCGGTTAAGTATGGGGGTGCAAAGCTTGCACGATCCAACCTTACGGATACTGGGGCGCATTCATACTGCTGCCGAAGCCAGGGCGAGCTATCTTGATGCCCGCGCGGTCGGTTTTGAGTCGATCAACCTTGATTTTATCTTTGGCTTGCCCGGCCAAGACCTTGCCGATTGGCAAGCCACGCTCACCGAAGTCATCGCGTGGGACGTGGATCATCTGGCCCTGTACTCACTCATTCTCGAAGAGAATACACCACTCTATGCGCAGGTCACGGCGGGGCGTGTACAGATACCCGATGACGATCTCACCGCTGCGATGTACGAATTGGCGATGGACCTCCTGGACAAAGCCGGTTATCGGCACTACGAAATCTCGAACTGGGTACGCCCACAGCCGGATGATCGGCCTGATGCGCCACCGCGATTGGCGTGTCACCACAACCTGGCCTACTGGTTCAATAGCGACTATTTAGCCGCCGGCGCCGGTGCCCATGGTCATCTCTTCCCGCAGCGCTACGCCAATATTCGGTCCATTGATGGGTACATTGCTGCCGTTCAAGCCGGTCATCGCCCGATTGCCGAGACCATCCCACTGACCCCTGCCGATCTGGCTGCTGAAACGATGATGATGGGTTTGCGGCTCGATATTGGGGTGAGTTTTGAGCACTTTGCCGCCCGCGTCGGCGATGATCTCATCGAGCACTACGGAACCACCTTGCACGAGCTGATGCAGCACGGGCTGATCGCGATGGACGACCGGCGGGTGTGGTTGACGGAGCGGGGACGGATGGTGGGTAATCACGTTTTTGCACACTTTTTGTAACGGTTGCCTCTTGTTGTCAGTCGTGTTATAATCGCTCACAACGTTCGCGTGCGGCGCTATGGTGCGTCGGCGAACTTCAGATGCTCATCGAGATGGGCTGAGGGACTGGCCCGATGACGCCCGGCAACCCCCAACAGGGAAGGTGCCAAATCCAGCGGCAATGAAGAACATTGGCCGAAAGATGAGAGGAACGAAGTGATGATCGGAGCCTCTCGCGATGCGAGTGGCTCCATTTATTGCGACGCCTATGGAATTCCGCACAGTTTGGTGGGAAGATGAGACGGTTCGCCTGATCGATCAGCGCAAGCTGCCGCACACCGTCGAGGTAGTGAATTGCACCGATCTGAGTTCGGTCGCCTATGCTATTCGTAGTATGCAGGTACGGGGCGCACCGGCGATCGGTTGTACGGCTGCGTATGGCATGGCGTTGGTTGCCCGGCAGAGTGCTGCCCATTCGGTTGAGGATCTACTTGAAGAGCTACGCCAGGCCAAAGCAATCCTCGATGCGCAGCGTCCAACAGCGGTTAATCTGGCCTGGGCGACAAGCCGCATGCTACGACGGGCCGAAACGGCTGCTTCCGAAGGCACCACGGCGATCAAAACCGTATTACTGGCTGAGGCCGAGGCGATTTTCGCCGAAGATCTCGCTATGTGCCATGCGATAGGAGAACACGGCGCACCTCTCATTCCCCCACGTGGCCACGTGCTGACCCACTGCAACGCCGGTGGTTTGGCAACTGCCGGGTACGGAACGGCACTAGCCCCCATTCGTACCGCCTTTGCCCAAGGTCGGCCCATTCATGTGTTTGTTGACGAAACGCGCCCTTTCTTGCAAGGCGCACGGTTGACGGCGTGGGAATTGTTACAGGCCGGTATTCCCCAGACCTTAATCACCGATAATATGGCCGCTTTTATGATGCAACGCGGTCATATCGATTGTATTATCGTTGGTGCCGATCGGATTGCTGCTAACGGTGATGTGGCTAACAAGATCGGTACCTATGGCCTAGCAGTACTCGCCCGGTATCATCAGATACCTTTCTACGTCGCTGCTCCTTATTCCACCATCGATCTTGCTACGGCGAGTGGCGCCGATATTCCTATCGAAGAGCGCGATCCGGCAGAGGTGACTCATATCGCCGGAATTGCCATTGCCCCGCATGGTGTGCCGGCTGCTCATCCGGCGTTTGATGTTACGCCAAACGAATTGGTAACGGCGATCATCACCGAGCGAGGTGTGCTGCATCCTCCGTTCACGGTAGCCTTGCGTCAATTGGCGAGTCAACCATGAATGTGCTGGGGTCGTTTCAGCCGGCCTGCCGGCCGCTTCTGCGCGGTGGGTTGCCTCATACGAATCCGATGATCGTGGCGCAGTTAATCTGCCGGTACTTTCCGCAGACACCAGCCTGGCCATTACCCTCGCCACGTACCCTCGCCGATACACCGTTTGCCCTGGCAGCACAAGGTTTGCCCGGTGTGCAGATCGATCTCGAACGCGACCGATTGGCCGTTGACCACGACACGCTCGAACGTGAAGCGGTTCGGGTTGGCTTGGCGTATCTGCGTGGTGATGCGCAATTTGCCGCGTTGTCGGGTCCGGCGGTTGTTGTCCTCGAAGAGCTACTCCGTCAGCTCAATGCCGAGGACCGCCATCCATTTTTGCTCAAATACGAGACGATTGGTCCGGTGAGCCTCAGTTTGGCGTTGACCGACAATCATGACCGACCTTTAGCTTATGCGCCAGAGTGGCGTGAACTCTTGCTCAATTTGTGTAGCTTGCGGGTAGCATGGCAACACGAGCAGATACAAGGGTACGCCGCGTATCGGCTGGTCATGATCGACGAGCCGTTTCTCGATGCCCTCTCGCACCCGTTGTGCCCGTTGCAGTGGGACGATGGGATCGATGTGCTCAACCGGCTGTTTGTCGATCTGCCGGCACGACGCGGTCTGTTTCTCAGTAGTGCCGTGCTCTGGGAAGCAATTTTGCCACTTCCGCTCGATGTTATTGGCTTTCATCTGGCCGATCATTTGCAATCCTTGTTGCGGGTTGCCACGCCACTGACGCAGTTTTTGGCGGACGGTGGTTGTTTGGCGTGGGGTGTCACACCGGTTGAAGCGCGCTTGTTGACCAATGTTCATGCGAACGATTTGTGTGATCGGGTGGTGAGTGCGATGCGCGACGTGGCGATGGCAACCGGGTTGGATGTAGCGGTTGTGCAGCGACAATCGTTTCTCTCGTTTACCGGGAGTTTGGCGTATGTGAGTCCGGCACAAGCTGAACAAGCGTTACAGCTTTGCGCCGAAACGTCTCAGTTGGTACGACAGACGTTGGATATGGGCGAAGAATAGTAGCTGGTTGCAAGGTTTAGTATGCTTTTCCCGCATCTGGTGGGTTAGTCAGAGGAGTGCGCACTGTGAAGATCGTGGTCACCGGTTCGCTAGCATTCGATTATATTATGGATTTTCCCGGCTATTTCAAAGATTTTATGCTTAGCGACAAAGCGCATATTCTTTCGGTGAGTTTTTTGGTTGACTCAATGCGTAAAATGCGTGGCGGGGTAGCCGGGAATATCGCGTATAATTTGAGTTTGCTCGGTGAACGTCCCCTCATTGTCGGGTCAGCCGGCCACGATTTCGATGCTTACCGCGATTGGCTAGAGGAGCAAGGGGTTGATACGAGTGGGATTACAATTATCGAACACGAGTTTACCTCCTCTTGCTTTATCAATACCGACAAGGCGAATAATCAAATTGTCGCGTTTTATGCCGGTGCGATGAGTCACGATCATCACAATTCACTCCTTAACCTTGGCCTGACCGCAGATGATCTTGTGCTGATTTCGCCTACCAACCCCGACGCGATGCGTCGCTTTGCGCTTGAGTGCCGGCAGATGGGAGTGCCGTATATCTTCGATCCGGGAAAGCAGACGCCGCGGCTTGATGCCGATCTCCTGGAAGTGGGCTTGCGCGGAGCGCAGGTGTTGATCGGCAATGACTATGAATTTGGGATGATGGCTAAATGCTTGGAGTTGAGCGAAGATGAGCTGATCGGCCGCGCACCAATTACGGTCGTTACACGAGGGGTCAATGGTTCGCACATCTTTGTTGATGGTCAATTGGCGGCAGACATCCCCGTCGCGCCGGTGGAAGAAGTGCGTGATCCAACCGGGGCCGGCGATGCGTATCTGGCCGGGATCGCCTTTGGTCTGGTGCATCGGTTATCGTGGGAGATGACCGGGCGCATTGCCGCGCTATGTGCTGCATACGCGATTGAAGAGCGTGGGTGCCAAGAGCATCGCTTTACCTTGCCCCAATTTGCCGCGCGGTACCGGGCTGCGTTTGGTCGCGATTTGCCGCTCGACATCTTTTCGTTGCGGGAGGCGGTATGAAGTGGGGCATTCTGAGCGCCGGACGCATTGCGCGCCGGTTTGCGAGTGCCGTAGCCGGTTCGGCGACCGAGCAGGTTGTGGCGATTGCCGCCCGTGATGCCGATCGCGCGGCTGCATTTGCCGCCGAATTCGGGATTCCACGTGCGTATGGTGATTACGTCGCACTGCTCAACGATCCGGAAGTTGAGGCGGTTTACAATGCACTGCCCAATAGCCTCCACGCTCAATGGTCGATTGCGGCTTTGCA includes the following:
- a CDS encoding TrkH family potassium uptake protein; translation: MIAPLERRSLKRLRHKPVPPPLRLVGGLAFLIAIGTGLLLLPISGTRQLTLMEALFTATSALSVTGLSVITSVRDLSLWGQILLMLLIQIGGVGFMVVAVIVFRLLGRRISFTDRIALSDSLGLLSPAAIVTLTRRVLITVITIELIGAFLLYIHWRTDPRLSEGQAFFFALFHAVSAFCNAGFDLFTGTPGFNDGIPRDSVTLFVLGGLIFLGGLGIPVVADLIAYPNERRLSLHTRITLLVVSILVVGGAVGLWLGEAFDKDGALVGQPLDRQIIVAVFQSVSARTAGFTGIANFEQLTPASQLLLIALMFIGCAPASMGGGITTGTFAVLSISLWSYARGLPTAQFGGRTLATGMVRRAAAVLTISLFVVLVASWLLVMTHDTTLDRAVFEVVSAFATCGLTLGFTDELNTFGQLVIIAVMFWGRLGALTIIIALARQSAAPQVVTYPEEQILIG
- a CDS encoding metal ABC transporter permease, translated to MMTPQLEVQLIAVVIAVACALPGVFLVLRRMAMLSDAISHTVLLGIVLGYLISNNLASPLLFAGAVVMGVITVWLVELVSGSQLVREDAAIGLVFPMLFSLAVLLISRYAGTIHLDTDSVLLGELAFAPFDRIDLLGIDLPRALVTGSGTLLLNVVLLILFYKELKLATFDPAFAATLGFAPHIIHYGLMTSVSLTAMAAFDAVGSILVIALMVAPPATAYLLTNRLPRMLGLSVILGVVAAISGYWLARWLDVSIAGAMATMTGIIFGLAWLFAPQRGLVAQVWQQRRRREQFALQLLTLHLFNHEGSGKERIECHPDHLITELRWSPTFVRTVVRRAEQIGLIRRQGSVLSLTEQGRRFAQSVEV
- the mtnA gene encoding S-methyl-5-thioribose-1-phosphate isomerase, which gives rise to MEFRTVWWEDETVRLIDQRKLPHTVEVVNCTDLSSVAYAIRSMQVRGAPAIGCTAAYGMALVARQSAAHSVEDLLEELRQAKAILDAQRPTAVNLAWATSRMLRRAETAASEGTTAIKTVLLAEAEAIFAEDLAMCHAIGEHGAPLIPPRGHVLTHCNAGGLATAGYGTALAPIRTAFAQGRPIHVFVDETRPFLQGARLTAWELLQAGIPQTLITDNMAAFMMQRGHIDCIIVGADRIAANGDVANKIGTYGLAVLARYHQIPFYVAAPYSTIDLATASGADIPIEERDPAEVTHIAGIAIAPHGVPAAHPAFDVTPNELVTAIITERGVLHPPFTVALRQLASQP
- a CDS encoding metal ABC transporter ATP-binding protein codes for the protein MTPLAVEIEDLTVAYGDKPVLWDIDLEVPRGVLMAIVGPNGAGKTTLLKATLGLITPAAGSVRIFGQPYQRQRHLVAYVPQRSSVDWDFPTTVLDVVLMGRYGQLGWLRRPGRADREVAMAALEQVQLADLAGRQIGQLSGGQQQRVFVARALAQDADIYFMDEPFQGVDAVTERSIITVLRHLRNAGKTVIVVHHDLQTVPEYFDYVALINVRNIATGPVREVFTEANLRATYGGRVAVLEKGAVSGGGLAPTPVQGD
- a CDS encoding carbohydrate kinase family protein, with translation MKIVVTGSLAFDYIMDFPGYFKDFMLSDKAHILSVSFLVDSMRKMRGGVAGNIAYNLSLLGERPLIVGSAGHDFDAYRDWLEEQGVDTSGITIIEHEFTSSCFINTDKANNQIVAFYAGAMSHDHHNSLLNLGLTADDLVLISPTNPDAMRRFALECRQMGVPYIFDPGKQTPRLDADLLEVGLRGAQVLIGNDYEFGMMAKCLELSEDELIGRAPITVVTRGVNGSHIFVDGQLAADIPVAPVEEVRDPTGAGDAYLAGIAFGLVHRLSWEMTGRIAALCAAYAIEERGCQEHRFTLPQFAARYRAAFGRDLPLDIFSLREAV
- the hemW gene encoding radical SAM family heme chaperone HemW, with product MRHLYIHIPFCHRRCSYCDFNTYANMEHHIAAYVDALCTELAMLRESLPPLPKSPAAAALRPSIFFGGGTPSMLTPAQIERILIAAAALVPLETAEISLEANPGTVLGRDYLRDIRSLGVNRLSMGVQSLHDPTLRILGRIHTAAEARASYLDARAVGFESINLDFIFGLPGQDLADWQATLTEVIAWDVDHLALYSLILEENTPLYAQVTAGRVQIPDDDLTAAMYELAMDLLDKAGYRHYEISNWVRPQPDDRPDAPPRLACHHNLAYWFNSDYLAAGAGAHGHLFPQRYANIRSIDGYIAAVQAGHRPIAETIPLTPADLAAETMMMGLRLDIGVSFEHFAARVGDDLIEHYGTTLHELMQHGLIAMDDRRVWLTERGRMVGNHVFAHFL
- a CDS encoding metal ABC transporter solute-binding protein, Zn/Mn family; amino-acid sequence: MPVQYLCIIVLLLTLTGCSTPVTDGRLRVVATTGPVGDIVQVIAGERVVLRTLIGPGIDPHTYVATESDLFALQEAQIVFYNGLHLEAGLDRIFKAMNQSGRIPAIAVAEAIPPHLLLYADEGRNAYDPHVWHDPQRWSYAVRAVRDTLIAVDPGGRAIYHRRTERYLADLQSLDAELRAMAARIPPERRILVTAHDAFQYFGQAYGFRVEAVQGISTASEASATAIRSLTELVVTNRIPAIFVETSVSPRTIEAVQSAARAVGYEVRLGGALFSDSLGDPDGPAGTYVGMMRQNMQTIVSALTDM
- a CDS encoding metal ABC transporter permease, with protein sequence MIEILTDYTLRNVTLGATILGAISGFLGCFAVLRRQALLGDAMSHAALPGIALAFLLTGQRDPLILLIGAAIAAAVAALWLLAIVRTTPIKDDAALALVLAVFFGFGMVLLSYLQRQPTTAQAGLKSFLFGQAAALVERDLWAMLVLGGPALAFVIIFWPHVKLISFDPDFARSLGLPVRRFEILLTIVMVAAIVIGLQTVGVVLMSAMLVAPAVAARQWTNRLATMVGLAAGFGGLAAFVGAWLSGLSDGLATGPVIVLTMSVITIGSLLFAPEHGIVWRRWRMGQHRQLGSSACE
- a CDS encoding potassium channel family protein produces the protein MARKPSRLEFAVIGLGRFGRSVATNLIDRGHTVLGIDRDPNIVQQLADHLTQVVALDSTNEDALRAIEITAFDTVVVAIGSQFEANLLTTVALKTLGVKRIVCKALNERQQYILTRVGADMVVLPEHEAGARLAWQLSEPHVLEHLNLGSGFSVAEVRVPPPLVGQTLMQSGLRRRYGINVLAVKHNGKMIVTPPPEYTFSRDDRILIIGADSSISTFCDLSS
- a CDS encoding uroporphyrinogen decarboxylase/cobalamine-independent methonine synthase family protein, which gives rise to MNVLGSFQPACRPLLRGGLPHTNPMIVAQLICRYFPQTPAWPLPSPRTLADTPFALAAQGLPGVQIDLERDRLAVDHDTLEREAVRVGLAYLRGDAQFAALSGPAVVVLEELLRQLNAEDRHPFLLKYETIGPVSLSLALTDNHDRPLAYAPEWRELLLNLCSLRVAWQHEQIQGYAAYRLVMIDEPFLDALSHPLCPLQWDDGIDVLNRLFVDLPARRGLFLSSAVLWEAILPLPLDVIGFHLADHLQSLLRVATPLTQFLADGGCLAWGVTPVEARLLTNVHANDLCDRVVSAMRDVAMATGLDVAVVQRQSFLSFTGSLAYVSPAQAEQALQLCAETSQLVRQTLDMGEE